From the Lepidochelys kempii isolate rLepKem1 chromosome 2, rLepKem1.hap2, whole genome shotgun sequence genome, one window contains:
- the LOC140907938 gene encoding uncharacterized protein, with amino-acid sequence MQSSSAQVTMMESQNRKRAPAWTEREVRDLIAVWGEESVLSELRSSFRNAKTFVKISQGMKDRGHNRDPKQCRVKLKELRQDYQKTREANSRSGSEPQTCRFYDELHAILGGSATTTPAVLFDSFNGDGGNTEAGFGDEEDDDEEEVVDSSQQASGETGFPDSQELFLTLDLEPVPPEPTQGCLLDPAGGEGTSAACVSMITGSSPSQRLVKLRKKKKRTRDEMFSELMLSSHTDRAQTNVWRQIMSECRKAQNDREERWRAEDRAEAQMWRQRDEKRQDSMLRLLQDQTSMLQCMKESLGTKNIQKEQMRRKQNGEELRLLKQASQSWLPPPPSPGTPDLLYPNPEGCPDQTRPKRDPDDISTPTNTNPKHHLGEMGLDFNRSSSNNSSSPSQLTSFLFPRRTIITIFDII; translated from the exons atgcagagctcatcagcacaggtgaccatgatggagtcccagaatcgcaaaagagctccagcatggactgaacgggaggtacgggatctgatcgctgtttggggagaggaatccgtgctatcagaactccgttccagttttcgaaatgccaaaacctttgtgaaaatctcccagggcatgaaggacagaggccataacagggacccgaagcagtgccgcgtgaaactgaaggagctgaggcaagactaccagaaaaccagagaggcgaacagccgctctgggtcagagccccaaacatgccgcttctatgatgagctgcatgccattttagggggttcagccaccactaccccagccgtgttgtttgactccttcaatggggatggaggcaatacggaagcaggttttggggacgaagaagatgatgatgaggaggaggttgtagatagctcacagcaagcaagcggagaaaccggttttcccgacagccaggaactgtttctcaccctagacctggagccagtaccccccgaacccacccaaggctgcctcctggacccagcaggcggagaagggacctctg ctgcatgtgtttcaatgatcacaggatcttctccttcccagaggctagtgaagcttagaaagaaaaaaaaacgcactcgcgatgaaatgttctccgagctcatgctgtcctcccacactgacagagcacagacgaatgtgtggaggcaaataatgtcagagtgcaggaaagcacaaaatgaccgggaggagaggtggcgggctgaagacagggctgaagctcaaatgtggcggcagcgtgatgagaagaggcaggattcaatgctgaggctgctgcaggaccaaaccagtatgctccagtgtatg aaagagtcTTTGGGGACAAAGAACATACAGAAAGAACAGATGCGGAGAAAGCAGAATGGAGAAGAATTGAGGCTACTGAAGCAAGCTTCACAATCATGGCTGCCAcctccaccatctcctgggaccccagacctTCTTTATCCTAATCCTGAgggatgtcctgaccagaccaggccaaaGAGGGATCCAGATGACATCAGCACCCCTACAAATAccaatcccaaacaccacctgggagAAATGGGCTTGGACTTTAACAGAAGCAGCAgtaacaacagctccagcccatctcaactaacttcatTTCTTTTCCCCAGAAGGAcaattattaccatctttgatatcATCTAA